One genomic region from Rosa rugosa chromosome 1, drRosRugo1.1, whole genome shotgun sequence encodes:
- the LOC133710547 gene encoding uncharacterized protein LOC133710547, whose protein sequence is MSNLNKLDFVALEVSGRNYLKWTQDVKLHLTANKMRSTIIADNITPEDMKARAMIFIRKHMEEALKVEYLAEEDPRSLWVALEERFNHQRAIYLPEARHDWQNIRFQDFKTVNEYNSEICRIRSLLKFCGEELTEADLLEKTFSTFPPSCMVLQQQYRERNFARFSELITILLLAEKNNNLLLRNDQARPTGTRAIPLPEANIIAHHENNRGRRNRGRGRGRRSERPRHGRRNGPRNGPYDRDHPGNGPRGRGGRGQGPRGGNRNAQVRQAQIRENPSPARRPQNQHNLCYRCGGTDHWSRTCRATDEEIGEYHARRGTQEANLVEESVPMDTTLEITDFPMDTTLEITDFQAANGYIED, encoded by the coding sequence atgtcaaatctcaacaagcttgactTTGTCGCTTTGGAAGTTTCCGGAAGGAACTATCTCAAGTGGACCCAAGATGTCAAGCTTCATCtgactgcaaataagatgagatcaacGATTATTGCTGACAACATCACCCCTGAAGACATGAAGGCAAGGGCTATGATTTTCATCAGGAAACATATGGAAGAAGCACTCAAGGTGGAATATTTAGCTGAAGAGGACCCACGatctctttgggtcgctctagaagagcgatTCAACCATCAAAGAGCCATCTACTTGCCGGAAGCAAGACACGATTGGCAGAACATACGCTTCCAGGATTTCAAGACTGTCAATGAGTATAACTCTGAAATCTGCCGGATTCGGTCACTCCTAAAATTCTGTGGAGAAGAGCTCACAGAAGCTGACCTACTGGAGAAAACTTTCTCCACCTTCCCTCCTTCCTGTATGGTCCTGCAGCAACAATACAGGGAAAGAAACTTTGCTAGATTCTCTGAATTAATCACCATCCTGTTGCTCGCTGAAAAGAACAACAACCTACTTTTGAGGAATGATCAAGCAAGGCCCACCGGTACTAGAGCAATTCCTTTGCCTGAAGCAAATATTATTGCCCATCACGAAAATAATCGTGGAAGGAGGAACCGGGGCCGTGGAAGGGGAAGAAGGTCTGAACGTCCAAGGCATGGACGAAGAAATGGACCCAGAAATGGCCCATATGACCGCGACCACCCAGGCAATGGCCCAAGGGGTCGAGGAGGACGTggacaaggcccacgtggtggaAACCGAAATGCCCAAGTCCGACAGGCTCAAATTAGAGAGAACCCTAGTCCGGCCCGTCGCCCTCAAAATCAGCATAATCTATGTTATAGATGTGGAGGCACTGACcattggtcccgcacctgtcgtGCAACAGATGAAGAGATAGGAGAGTATCACGCCAGACGCGGAACTCAAGAGGCCAACCTTGTGGAAGAGTCAGTCCCTATGGATACCACCTTGGAGATTACTGATTTCCCTATGGATACCACCTTGGAAATTACTGATTTCCAAGCAGCTAATGGATACATCGAGGATTGA
- the LOC133720317 gene encoding U-box domain-containing protein 5-like, whose translation MALSFALDLIGGQVFELLSASVTRAVDRKAAFGDLLQDMKYTLKSLKRQAIVIQQIQEYNLELSLPNDEMIALVTQMTVGRQLVDKLSGIRFRLCNFCCINDLADQLKELNSSLESLFDNLQLEQVRDIKETLKLSRQNRDDLEKMKVMLEKIMQMIDDPEVKGLLKKLVEQNAGGSMKSSPSTSTLGSGSCTENEGNCETQVPSSKALVEAAFRVLLNAVIEVKESTIMFRPLLRRLKSTLDYLLPLIGDMVQCNKALDRPKEELENMRIQMENGVVLVGKCLNVRRWTRNKKYIYTNQLFELNDYLQEQLSILLVEIARDARETSVVIRNIKDMVKRDERSGMAENQLEYKGFCNVSEPPLPTVELETNMQGTRDVMMETLVSVKNIEEGVKGMEGRIIDDVSETLSPIVGSEVLNMQGTKDVIKETQASTENTNPEVNLIEGRAESQFGSVASSESQQQTEGISKVHGTLGHCELENSVSQETFSLYLPDSIPLEFNALKKETVFPDRPGQPDCLDKEYKINGTVKKPISFKVHCSMCIQLWKLVERISKIFPDIEAARPRCSTGIQALCMLNRAIEKAKQLVQYCSESSKLYLALTGDVIVSRCQKSRNLLEQSLCQIQSWVPVILVAEISKIVDDLKAATFRLHPSEEEAGKVIRELLHQDASASNSIEDSELKALQLASLRLHITTSKEVLIERRSIKNLLQKVGDSDSRKKQILTYFLYLLKKYGNLILVKQTESAPVWQQGSLASENSGNDFGYNQCAEVEPHTGYGEYEAQSNMLLGAVPPQEFLCGISSRLMYDPVVIASGQTYERMWIQKWFDEGNDTCPKTNTKLAHLSLTPNVGMTELISRWCTKYGVTIPNPSMQPEALSSWENSSTSIASLGSSMNDLRLQMDLSTMSFGSLDTGFNSKTEDGSNLVQIDDDSLKYRSAKKCETDLEFLSNISELKWDSQRKAVEDVKNHLKRNPQASYAMSSKNFVEPLIKFLRDAYDQDDVEAQRDGFKLLSTFVSKNRNGISYLSEDVYSLLVSSLDSEVKEEGLAIMEVLSVHQDCRGNISSSGALTSILKLLDSQSRSIQGEALKILHNLSFDRDICSGMVSLECIPKLVPFFEDSALTGNCITILKNLSDYEGARISITETDGCITYVVEVLDTGSREHQEHAVDILLSLCSQSIDYCHLVMHEGVIPALVLSSVNGTERTRINAMEVLRLLRDIDYVDEQESAGNHSNGKKASKASGFFGKKLSIFSKPSSVKPSFLSESAI comes from the exons ATGGCATTATCATTTGCACTGGATTTAATCGGAGGACAAGTATTTGAGCTGTTGTCTGCAAGTGTTACGCGAGCGGTGGACAGGAAAGCTGCGTTTGGAGACCTTCTCCAAGATATGAAATACACACTGAAGTCCTTGAAAAGACAGGCCATAGTGATTCAACAGATACAAGAGTATAATCTGGAACTGAGTCTCCcaaatgatgaaatgattgcTCTTGTAACACAAATGACAGTTGGAAGACAACTTGTTGATAAGTTGTCAGGGATTAGATTTCGTTTGTGCAACTTCTGCTGCATAAATGATTTGGCTGACCAACTTAAAGAATTGAATAGTTCTCTTGAAAGTCTGTTTGACAACCTGCAGTTGGAGCAAGTAAGGGATATTAAGGAGACCTTGAAATTGTCAAGGCAAAACCGCGATGATCTTGAGAAAATGAAGGTCATGTTGGAGAAGATAATGCAGATGATTGATGATCCTGAAGTGAAGGGTCTACTGAAGAAGTTAGTGGAGCAGAATGCAGGCGGATCAATGAAGAGCTcgccctcaacctcaacctTGGGCTCAGGAAGTTGCACAGAAAATGAAGGGAATTGCGAAACACAAG TGCCGTCATCAAAAGCACTAGTAGAAGCAGCATTTCGGGTGCTACTTAATGCCGTTATAGAAGTGAAGGAGAGCACTATTATGTTTAGACCTCTCCTCCGACGTCTCAAATCTACACTAGACTATTTACTGCCATTGATTGGAGATATGGTACAATGTAACAAGGCATTAGATCGCCCAAAAGAGGAACTAGAAAATATGAGAATACAAATGGAGAATGGTGTAGTGCTTGTTGGCAAGTGCTTAAATGTTCGCCGGTGGACAAGAAACAAAAAGTATATATACACCAACCAACTTTTTGAATTGAATGATTATCTTCAAGAGCAGTTAAGTATACTGCTAGTGGAGATAGCAAGGGATGCGAGGGAGACCTCGGTGGTGATAAGGAATATTAAGGACATGGTCAAGAGAGATGAAAGGAGTGGTATGGCAGAAAATCAACTTGAATATAAAGGTTTTTGTAATGTATCTGAACCTCCATTGCCTACTGTTGAACTCGAAACAAACATGCAAGGAACAAGGGATGTGATGATGGAGACATTGGTTTCTGTAAAGAATATCGAGGAGGGGGTCAAGGGAATGGAAGGGAGAATTATAGATGATGTATCTGAAACTCTGTCGCCTATTGTTGGAAGTGAAGTACTCAACATGCAGGGAACAAAGGATGTGATCAAGGAGACACAGGCTTCAACAGAGAATACAAATCCAGAGGTCAACCTAATTGAAGGCAGAGCTGAG tccCAGTTTGGCTCCGTTGCATCTTCAGAGAGCCAGCAGCAAACAGAGGGAATCAGTAAAGTACATGGAACTTTAGGTCACTGTGAACTGGAAAATTCAGTATCTCAAGAGACCTTTTCACTATACCTTCCTGATTCCATCCCTCTAGAGTTCAATGCATTGAAGAAGGAAACTGTATTTCCTGACAGACCTGGCCAACCTGACTGTCTTGACAAGGAGTACAAAATCAACGGGACAGTGAAAAAGCCTATTTCCTTTAAG GTTCACTGTTCAATGTGCATTCAACTTTGGAAGTTGGTGGAGAGAATTTCAAAGATATTTCCCGACATAGAAGCAGCAAGACCTCGTTGCTCAACGGGAATACAGGCTCTATGCATGTTGAATCGTGCAATTGAGAAAGCCAAGCAACTTGTTCAGTATTGCAGCGAGTCTAGCAAACTCTACCTG GCGTTAACAGGGGATGTGATAGTCTCAAGATGTCAAAAATCAAGGAACTTGTTGGAGCAAAGTTTGTGCCAGATTCAGAGTTGGGTTCCAGTGATTTTGGTGGCAGAG ATCTCTAAAATAGTTGATGATCTTAAGGCTGCAACATTTAGACTGCATCCATCTGAAGAAGAGGCTGGGAAGGTCATCCGAGAATTGCTCCACCAAGATGCTTCTGCATCAAATTCAATAGAAGATTCTGAACTCAAGGCTCTTCAACTTGCATCTTTGAGGCTCCATATTACCACATCAAAGGAAGTCTTAATAGAGAGAAGATCTATTAAGAACTTGCTACAAAAAGTTGGTGACAGTGACTCTCGAAAAAAGCAGATCTTGACATATTTCTTGTATCTATTGAAGAAGTATGGAAACTTAATATTGGTAAAGCAAACAGAGAGTGCCCCTGTGTGGCAACAAGGATCACTTGCTTCTGAGAATTCTGGCAACGACTTTGGATATAATCAGTGTGCTGAAGTTGAACCTCACACTGGTTATGGGGAATATGAGGCACAAAGTAACATGTTGCTTGGAGCTGTACCTCCTCAAGAATTTTTGTGCGGGATATCTTCCAGGTTGATGTACGATCCTGTTGTCATTGCTTCTGGACAAACATATGAAAGGATGTGGATACAGAAGTGGTTTGATGAGGGAAATGATACATGCCCAAAAACTAATACCAAACTGGCCCACCTTTCATTGACTCCAAACGTTGGCATGACGGAGTTGATATCAAGGTGGTGTACGAAGTATGGAGTCACCATCCCCAACCCAAGTATGCAACCAGAAGCACTTAGCTCATGGGAAAACTCTTCCACTTCCATTGCTAGTTTAGGGAGTTCTATGAATGATCTACGTCTACAAATGGATCTCAGCACTATGTCATTTGGATCCTTAGATACCGGTTTCAATTCTAAGACAGAAGATGGCTCAAATCTGGTGCAGATTGATGATGATTCTCTGAAATACCGATCTGCTAAAAAATGCGAGACAGATTTGGAATTTCTATCTAATATTAGTGAGCTCAAATGGGACTCCCAACGCAAGGCTGTTGAAGATGTTAAAAACCATTTGAAACGCAATCCTCAAGCTTCTTATGCTATGTCCTCTAAGAATTTTGTTGAACCTCTCATCAAATTTTTGAGGGATGCATATGATCAGGATGATGTAGAGGCTCAGAGAGATGGATTTAAATTATTATCTACCTTTGTCAGCAAAAACAg AAACGGGATATCTTATTTAAGTGAAGACGTGTATAGTCTGTTAGTATCTTCTCTTGATTCAGAGGTAAAGGAAGAAGGTCTTGCCATAATGGAAGTTCTGTCTGTCCACCAGGACTGCAGAGGTAACATCTCATCATCTGGTGCACTTACATCCATTCTAAAACTTCTAGACTCTCAGAGCAGAAGCATACAAGGAGAAGCCCTTAAAATTTTGCACAATTTGTCCTTCGATAGAGATATTTGTTCAGGGATGGTATCTTTGGAGTGCATCCCAAAATTGGTTCCTTTCTTTGAAGACAGTGCTCTTACTGGAAACTGTATCACTATATTGAAAAATCTGAGCGATTATGAAGGGGCCAGGATTTCTATTACTGAAACTGATGGATGCATTACTTATGTTGTTGAAGTCCTAGACACTGGCAGTAGAGAGCATCAAGAGCATGCTGTTGATATCCTTCTTTCTTTATGCTCTCAGAGCATTGACTATTGTCACTTGGTCATGCATGAGGGTGTTATTCCTGCTCTTGTCCTCTCATCTGTCAATGGGACAGAGAGAACAAGGATAAACGCAATGGAAGTTCTACGTCTCTTGAGAGATATTGATTATGTCGATGAGCAAGAATCTGCTGGAAATCACTCGAACGGGAAGAAAGCTTCCAAGGCATCAGGATTTTTCGGAAAGAAATTATCAATATTCTCAAAACCGAGTTCTGTAAAACCGAGTTTTCTTTCAGAGAGTGCAATATGA
- the LOC133720300 gene encoding serine/threonine-protein kinase SRK2I, whose product MDRAAVTVGPAMDMPIMHDSDRYDFVRDIGSGNFGVARLMTDKQTKELVAVKYIERGNKIDENVQREIINHRSLRHPNIVRFKEVILTPTHLAIVMEYASGGELFERICNAGRFSEDEARFFFQQLISGVSYCHAMQVCHRDLKLENTLLDGSPAPRLKICDFGYSKSSVLHSQPKSTVGTPAYIAPEVLLRQEYDGKTADVWSCGVTLYVMLMGSYPFEDPDEPKDFRKTIQRILSVQYAIPDSVPLSHECLELISRIFVPDPAARITIPEIKNHPWFLKNLPADLMDEMTMGNHFEEPDQPMQSIDTIMQIIAEATIPAVGIHNLSPYLNDNFDMDDDMDDLDSESELDVDSSGEIVYAI is encoded by the exons ATGGATCGGGCGGCGGTGACGGTGGGGCCGGCGATGGACATGCCGATCATGCACGACAGTGATAGGTACGATTTCGTGAGGGATATCGGGTCCGGGAACTTCGGGGTGGCGAGGCTGATGACGGACAAGCAGACCAAGGAGCTCGTTGCCGTCAAGTATATCGAGCGCGGCAACAAG ATTGATGAAAATGTTCAGAGAGAAATAATCAATCATAGGTCGTTGAGGCACCCCAATATTGTTAGGTTCAAAGAG GTTATTCTGACTCCTACCCATCTGGCGATTGTAATGGAATATGCTTCAGGAGGAGAGCTTTTCGAGCGGATATGCAATGCAGGGCGCTTCAGTGAGGATGAG gCTCGCTTCTTTTTCCAACAACTTATATCTGGAGTCAGTTACTGTCATGCAATG CAAGTATGTCACCGGGACTTGAAGTTGGAAAACACTTTGTTGGATGGAAGTCCAGCTCCTCGCTTAAAGATATGTGATTTTGGGTACTCAAAG TCTTCAGTGCTTCATTCACAACCAAAATCTACAGTAGGAACTCCTGCATACATTGCTCCCGAAGTATTACTGAGGCAAGAGTATGATGGAAAG ACGGCAGATGTATGGTCATGTGGGGTAACTTTATATGTGATGTTGATGGGATCATATCCTTTTGAAGATCCTGATGAACCAAAGGATTTCCGGAAGACGATACAA AGAATTCTCAGTGTCCAGTATGCCATTCCAGATTCTGTGCCATTATCTCATGAATGTCTTGAACTGATATCGAGAATTTTCGTGCCAGACCCTGCTGCG AGAATTACCATTCCTGAAATAAAGAACCACCCATGGTTCTTGAAGAATCTCCCCGCAGATTTGATGGATGAGATGACGATGGGCAACCATTTCGAAGAGCCTGATCAACCGATGCAGAGCATTGATACAATCATGCAAATAATTGCTGAGGCCACTATACCAGCAGTTGGAATCCACAATCTTAGCCCGTACCTGAATGACAATTTTGACATGGACGATGATATGGATGACTTAGATTCGGAATCTGAACTAGATGTTGATAGCAGTGGGGAAATAGTCTATGCTATTTAA
- the LOC133727342 gene encoding transcription factor HHO5: MELSLDSNMVFVPKTISEFLSQVSAVKDGAQRSLKLEEYVKRLEDEMRKIEVFKRELPLCMVILKDAIERLKEEVMQCGIVEDRAVIEEFIPLKKKDENEGVVSEKENSDMKSWMSSAQLWSTNINVDYSKSGLKMRNEDDDRSVPENPIEISNKRSRRGAFVPFKGNYESGFARTCVKEDKEVSQVPSLSLMTPTSELGGFNNANSKSSTRGGSGPSLVKLQIEPQQQQQCFRKQRRCWSPELHRRFIDALQQLGGSQVATPKQIRELMQVDGLTNDEVKSHLQKYRLHVRKVPASSAGEASGLWMNQDHCGDNSKANTSQSGSPQGPLLGMEFAKGGQSTTGGDSTETEEDDQNSDGHSWKGARHNSGGDVESCTNPP, from the exons ATGGAGCTCAGCTTAGATTCCAACATGGTCTTCGTCCCCAAGACCATCTCCGAGTTTCTGTCACAAGTCTCGGCCGTTAAAGACGGCGCTCAGAGGTCGTTGAAGCTTGAAGAGTATGTGAAAAGACTCGAAGATGAAATGAGGAAGATCGAGGTTTTCAAGAGGGAGCTTCCTCTGTGTATGGTTATATTGAAAGATG CGATTGAGAGATTGAAAGAGGAAGTAATGCAGTGCGGGATAGTGGAAGATCGGGCGGTGATTGAAGAGTTCATACCGTTGAAGAAGAAGGATGAGAATGAAGGGGTAGTTTCGGAAAAGGAGAATAGTGACATGAAGAGCTGGATGAGCTCTGCTCAGCTCTGGAGCACTAATATCAACGTTGATTACAGCAAATCAGGACTCAAAATG AGAAATGAGGATGATGATCGGTCTGTGCCTGAGAACCCAATTGAGATAAGTAATAAGAGAAGCAGGAGAGGGGCGTTTGTGCCATTTAAGGGAAATTATGAGTCTGGTTTTGCAAGGACTTGTGTGAAGGAAGACAAGGAGGTTTCACAGGTGCCAAGCCTTTCTCTGATGACTCCAACGTCTGAACTTGGTGGCTTTAATAATGCAAACTCTAAGAGCAGCACTAGAGGAGGTTCTGGTCCATCTTTGGTGAAGTTACAGATTGAGCCTCAGCAGCAGCAACAATGTTTTAGGAAACAAAGGCGATGCTGGTCACCGGAGCTTCATCGCCGATTTATTGATGCACTTCAACAGCTTGGGGGATCACAAG TAGCTACTCCTAAACAGATTAGAGAGCTTATGCAGGTAGATGGTCTCACCAATGATGAAGTGAAAAGCCATTTGCAG AAATACAGACTTCACGTCCGTAAGGTGCCAGCTTCTTCTGCTGGTGAAGCCAGTGGTTTATGGATGAACCAAGATCACTGTGGAGACAATTCAAAGGCAAATACTTCACAGTCTGGTTCTCCACAGGGTCCCCTCCTTGGTATGGAGTTTGCCAAAGGTGGTCAATCTACAACCGGAGGCGACAGcacagaaacagaagaagatgaTCAGAATTCAGATGGCCACAGTTGGAAAGGGGCACGCCACAACTCCGGTGGAGATGTAGAGTCTTGTACTAATCCCCCGTGA
- the LOC133720288 gene encoding uncharacterized protein LOC133720288 isoform X1, whose protein sequence is MREIVTLQVGGFANFVGSHFWNFQNELLELAEDPEADPVFKNQALNMDVFYRYGETHQGIPTYTPRLLSVDLKGSLGSMSSSGTLYNGVSSVPSSVMTWDGNVTTQAPEPRRRNLFLQSLYQEELENSLTVENGVNDGENGSRREVSDRDIVEQLENNVQYWTDYSKAHYHPQSLYELSGLWIDAHKFDNYGIGRDSFSGGLHGEEMSDRLRFFVEECDHIQGFQFIVDDSGGFSPIAVDFLESIADEYTNVPVLLYAVRGPGFVIDSISQKHRVSRKLHDAVSFSRLSSLCKLIVPVGLPSLSRSKASKLLCIKDEKPYHCSATYAATLHSVSMPFRMEPLGPNADSTYASGSLTVNEVVQILSGQARQNMVAILDAAMPAPSLTGNQVEQTFLGNLQPLTPEVSEHVEDLQSVESMTVLGALGTGGQRASIYEVKGMVHAAYQHAIKRPMFSHLSVAQCPLPIPLPFPSIFGNRVGQHGELLGTPIIGSSSRGSLDVHSIPMAARLRSSSAVLPFLENRLGDLRKFGIARGGPGAELLRSWGFAKDESEDMGETLSKMIAELNPRSQMSSDSD, encoded by the exons ATGAGGGAAATCGTCACCCTCCAAGTTGGAGGCTTCGCAAACTTTGTGGGCTCGCATTTCTGGAACTTCCAG AATGAGCTACTTGAGTTGGCGGAAGACCCTGAAGCAGACCCAGTTTTCAAGAACCAGGCTTTGAACATGGATGTTTTCTACCGCTACGGTGAAACCCACCAG GGCATTCCTACCTACACTCCTCGGCTGCTCTCTGTCGACCTTAAAG GTTCCCTTGGGTCTATGAGTTCATCTGGAACTCTGTACAATGGGGTTTCATCTGTACCATCAAGTGTTATGACATG GGATGGTAATGTTACTACTCAAGCCCCTGAGCCACGTAGGAGAAATTTGTTCTTGCAAAGTTTGTACCAGGAAGAGCTGGAGAATTCTTTGACTGTTGAAAATGGTGTCAATGATGGTGAGAATGGTTCTCGAAGAGAAGTTTCTGACAGGGACATTGTGGAACAGTTAGAAAATAATGTTCAATACTGGACTGACTATTCTAAAGCCCACTATCATCCCCAGAGTTTATATGAATTAAGTGGATTGTGGATAGATGCTCACAAATTTGACAATTATGGGATTGGAAGGGATTCCTTTTCTGGGGGTTTacatggagaagaaatgagtgATAGACTTCGCTTTTTCGTAGAAGAGTGTGATCATATTCAG GGTTTCCAGTTCATTGTTGATGACTCAGGAGGTTTCTCTCCGATAGCAGTTGATTTTCTGGAGAGTATTGCAGATGAATACACAAATGTTCCTGTGTTGCTCTATGCTGTACGTGGTCCTGGCTTTGTAATAGATTCCATAAGCCAGAAGCATAGAGTCAGCAGGAAGCTTCATGATGCGGTTTCATTTTCAAGGCTATCATCTTTATGTAAACTGATTGTTCCAGTTGGGTTACCTTCACTGAGTAGAA GCAAAGCATCGAAGCTTCTTTGCATTAAAGATGAAAAGCCTTATCACTGCAGTGCAACGTATGCTGCTACCCTACATTCTGTTAGCATGCCTTTCCGAATGGAACCGCTTGGGCCCAATGCAGACTCAACTTATGCATCTGGTTCTTTGACAGTTAATGAGGTTGTGCAAATTCTATCAGGGCAAGCTAGACAGAATATGGTCGCTATTCTGGACGCTGCAATGCCAGCACCTTCTTTAACTG GAAATCAGGTCGAACAAACTTTTCTCGGGAACTTGCAGCCACTGACACCAGAGGTTTCAGAGCATGTTGAAGACTTACAATCAGTCGAATCCATGACTGTCCTGGGGGCCCTTGGAACTG GAGGTCAGCGGGCATCAATTTATGAAGTAAAGGGTATGGTACATGCTGCTTATCAGCATGCAATAAAAAGGCCGATGTTTAGCCATCTGTCAGTGGCTCAATGCCCTCTACCAATACCTTTGCCTTTTCCCTCAATCTTTGGGAACCGTGTTGGCCAACATGGTGAGCTTCTGGGCACCCCAATTATTGGTTCCTCATCAAGGGGATCACTTGATGTCCATTCCATCCCTATGGCAGCTAGACTACGGTCTAGCAGTGCTGTGTTGCCATTTTTGGAGAATAGATTGGGAGATCTTCGCAAGTTTGGGATTGCCAGAGGAGGACCTGGGGCAGAATTACTTAGGAGTTGGGGCTTCGCAAAGGATGAATCAGAAGACATGGGCGAGACACTGTCTAAAATGATAGCAGAATTGAATCCTCGCTCTCAAATGTCCTCGGATTCAGATTAA
- the LOC133720288 gene encoding uncharacterized protein LOC133720288 isoform X2 → MCRDGNVTTQAPEPRRRNLFLQSLYQEELENSLTVENGVNDGENGSRREVSDRDIVEQLENNVQYWTDYSKAHYHPQSLYELSGLWIDAHKFDNYGIGRDSFSGGLHGEEMSDRLRFFVEECDHIQGFQFIVDDSGGFSPIAVDFLESIADEYTNVPVLLYAVRGPGFVIDSISQKHRVSRKLHDAVSFSRLSSLCKLIVPVGLPSLSRSKASKLLCIKDEKPYHCSATYAATLHSVSMPFRMEPLGPNADSTYASGSLTVNEVVQILSGQARQNMVAILDAAMPAPSLTGNQVEQTFLGNLQPLTPEVSEHVEDLQSVESMTVLGALGTGGQRASIYEVKGMVHAAYQHAIKRPMFSHLSVAQCPLPIPLPFPSIFGNRVGQHGELLGTPIIGSSSRGSLDVHSIPMAARLRSSSAVLPFLENRLGDLRKFGIARGGPGAELLRSWGFAKDESEDMGETLSKMIAELNPRSQMSSDSD, encoded by the exons ATGTGCAGGGATGGTAATGTTACTACTCAAGCCCCTGAGCCACGTAGGAGAAATTTGTTCTTGCAAAGTTTGTACCAGGAAGAGCTGGAGAATTCTTTGACTGTTGAAAATGGTGTCAATGATGGTGAGAATGGTTCTCGAAGAGAAGTTTCTGACAGGGACATTGTGGAACAGTTAGAAAATAATGTTCAATACTGGACTGACTATTCTAAAGCCCACTATCATCCCCAGAGTTTATATGAATTAAGTGGATTGTGGATAGATGCTCACAAATTTGACAATTATGGGATTGGAAGGGATTCCTTTTCTGGGGGTTTacatggagaagaaatgagtgATAGACTTCGCTTTTTCGTAGAAGAGTGTGATCATATTCAG GGTTTCCAGTTCATTGTTGATGACTCAGGAGGTTTCTCTCCGATAGCAGTTGATTTTCTGGAGAGTATTGCAGATGAATACACAAATGTTCCTGTGTTGCTCTATGCTGTACGTGGTCCTGGCTTTGTAATAGATTCCATAAGCCAGAAGCATAGAGTCAGCAGGAAGCTTCATGATGCGGTTTCATTTTCAAGGCTATCATCTTTATGTAAACTGATTGTTCCAGTTGGGTTACCTTCACTGAGTAGAA GCAAAGCATCGAAGCTTCTTTGCATTAAAGATGAAAAGCCTTATCACTGCAGTGCAACGTATGCTGCTACCCTACATTCTGTTAGCATGCCTTTCCGAATGGAACCGCTTGGGCCCAATGCAGACTCAACTTATGCATCTGGTTCTTTGACAGTTAATGAGGTTGTGCAAATTCTATCAGGGCAAGCTAGACAGAATATGGTCGCTATTCTGGACGCTGCAATGCCAGCACCTTCTTTAACTG GAAATCAGGTCGAACAAACTTTTCTCGGGAACTTGCAGCCACTGACACCAGAGGTTTCAGAGCATGTTGAAGACTTACAATCAGTCGAATCCATGACTGTCCTGGGGGCCCTTGGAACTG GAGGTCAGCGGGCATCAATTTATGAAGTAAAGGGTATGGTACATGCTGCTTATCAGCATGCAATAAAAAGGCCGATGTTTAGCCATCTGTCAGTGGCTCAATGCCCTCTACCAATACCTTTGCCTTTTCCCTCAATCTTTGGGAACCGTGTTGGCCAACATGGTGAGCTTCTGGGCACCCCAATTATTGGTTCCTCATCAAGGGGATCACTTGATGTCCATTCCATCCCTATGGCAGCTAGACTACGGTCTAGCAGTGCTGTGTTGCCATTTTTGGAGAATAGATTGGGAGATCTTCGCAAGTTTGGGATTGCCAGAGGAGGACCTGGGGCAGAATTACTTAGGAGTTGGGGCTTCGCAAAGGATGAATCAGAAGACATGGGCGAGACACTGTCTAAAATGATAGCAGAATTGAATCCTCGCTCTCAAATGTCCTCGGATTCAGATTAA